One genomic region from Molothrus aeneus isolate 106 chromosome 24, BPBGC_Maene_1.0, whole genome shotgun sequence encodes:
- the TSPAN2 gene encoding tetraspanin-2 isoform X2 — MGVGYGGMRCVKILLFIFNLTFWLAGLAVIAFGLWLRFGGPMAEFATDKKSPELFFMGLYVLVGAGAIMSAVGFFGCCGAARESQCLIGTFFACLLVIFAGEVTAGVFAFIGKKVAIQEAQKIYEDAYEDYMKNPVGKANSTIYRYHVALQCCGKGSVEQPTGLPCPENIQLPKNCLAEIQNVIDTQLRLVGIVGIAIASITCVFSLGIAPISASRAV, encoded by the exons ATGGGCGTGGGCTATGGAGGGATGCGCTGCGTCAAGATCCTGCTCTTCATCTTCAACCTGACCTTCTGG CTGGCAGGACTGGCTGTCATTGCCTTCGGGCTGTGGCTGCGCTTCGGTGGGCCCATGGCAGAGTTTGCTACAGACAAAAAGTCCCCGGAACTTTTCTTCATGG GACTCTATGTACTGGTGGGAGCAGGGGCCATCATGTCAGCAGTTGGATTTTTCGGGTGCTGTGGAGCAGCGCGGGAGTCCCAGTGCTTAATTGGAACT TTCTTTGCTTGCCTGTTGGTGATATTTGCAGGTGAGGTCACTGCTGGAGTATTTGCCTTCATAGGCAAGAAAGTG GCAATACAGGAAGCCCAGAAAATCTATGAAGATGCTTATGAGGACTACATGAAAAACCCAGTGGGGAAGGCCAACAGTACCATCTATCGCTACCACGTGGCT ctccagtgCTGTGGTAAAGGTAGTGTGGAACAACCAACAGGACTACCCTGTCCAGAGAACATCCAGCTGCCAAAG aaCTGCCTGGCTGAAATTCAGAATGTAATTGATACTCAGCTGCGCTTAGTTGGAATTGTTGGAATTGCAATTGCTAGCATCACA TGTGTCTTCTCCCTGGGAATTGCCCCCATCAGTGcaagcagagctgtgtga
- the TSPAN2 gene encoding tetraspanin-2 isoform X1 has protein sequence MGVGYGGMRCVKILLFIFNLTFWLAGLAVIAFGLWLRFGGPMAEFATDKKSPELFFMGLYVLVGAGAIMSAVGFFGCCGAARESQCLIGTFFACLLVIFAGEVTAGVFAFIGKKVAIQEAQKIYEDAYEDYMKNPVGKANSTIYRYHVALQCCGKGSVEQPTGLPCPENIQLPKNCLAEIQNVIDTQLRLVGIVGIAIASITIFGMIFSMVLCCTIRNMREMI, from the exons ATGGGCGTGGGCTATGGAGGGATGCGCTGCGTCAAGATCCTGCTCTTCATCTTCAACCTGACCTTCTGG CTGGCAGGACTGGCTGTCATTGCCTTCGGGCTGTGGCTGCGCTTCGGTGGGCCCATGGCAGAGTTTGCTACAGACAAAAAGTCCCCGGAACTTTTCTTCATGG GACTCTATGTACTGGTGGGAGCAGGGGCCATCATGTCAGCAGTTGGATTTTTCGGGTGCTGTGGAGCAGCGCGGGAGTCCCAGTGCTTAATTGGAACT TTCTTTGCTTGCCTGTTGGTGATATTTGCAGGTGAGGTCACTGCTGGAGTATTTGCCTTCATAGGCAAGAAAGTG GCAATACAGGAAGCCCAGAAAATCTATGAAGATGCTTATGAGGACTACATGAAAAACCCAGTGGGGAAGGCCAACAGTACCATCTATCGCTACCACGTGGCT ctccagtgCTGTGGTAAAGGTAGTGTGGAACAACCAACAGGACTACCCTGTCCAGAGAACATCCAGCTGCCAAAG aaCTGCCTGGCTGAAATTCAGAATGTAATTGATACTCAGCTGCGCTTAGTTGGAATTGTTGGAATTGCAATTGCTAGCATCACA